A genomic window from Enoplosus armatus isolate fEnoArm2 chromosome 18, fEnoArm2.hap1, whole genome shotgun sequence includes:
- the LOC139301626 gene encoding kinesin-like protein KIF2A produces MAGIFGKIFVGIYVEIKRSDGRIHQAMVTSLHEDNDSVTVEWIENGDTKGKEIDLESVFALNPDVAPDEEIPQSPEAPLPPSNVAKTSKLPKTRRITAIPKAENAPRENRVGTTRARPSQHSQAAEPPPPAIAPQSALNQSLLQQQNGNTHAWITHIIFAPSSAARRKSNCVKEVEKLQEKREKRRLQQQELREKRAQEVDVNLPNYEIMCMIRDFRASLDYRPLTSNDLIEEHRICVCVRARPLNKKELTMKDLDVITIPSKDVVMVHEPKQKVDLTRYLENQTFRFDYAFDENSTNEMVYRFTAQPLVETIFERGMATCFAYGQTGSGKTHTMGGDFSGKNQDCSKGIYALSARDVFLMIKKPNYKKLDLQIFATFFEIYSGKVFDLLNRKAKLRVLEDGKQQVQVVGLQEREVKCTEDVLKLIEVGNSCRTSGQTSANAHSSRSHAVFQIILRRRGKMHGKFSLIDLAGNERGADTSSADRQTRLEGAEINKSLLALKECIRALGRNKPHTPFRASKLTQVLRDSFIGENSRTCMIATISPGMASCENTLNTLRYANRVKELTVDPAAAMDSRQGGHVNQLEVLEAQWGVGSSPQRDDLKLLCEQNEEEVSPQLFTFHEAVSQLVEMEEQVLEDHRAVFQESIRWLEDEKVLLEMTEEVDYDVESFATQLEQILDQKIDILTELRDKVKSFRSALQEEEQASQQITPKRPRAL; encoded by the exons ATGGCCGGTATTTTCGGGAAGATCTTCGTGGGCATTTATGTGGAGATAAAACGGAGCGACG gacgAATACACCAGGCGATGGTCACGTCACTGCATGAGGACAACGATAGCGTGACAGTGGAGTGGATCGAGAACGGAGACACCAAAGGGAAGGAG ATCGATCTGGAGAGCGTCTTTGCTCTGAATCCAGATGTTGCTCCTGACGAGGAGATACCACAGAGTCCTGAggcccctcttcctccctccaacGTTGCCAAAACCAGCAAACTCCCCAAG ACCAGACGGATTACAGCAATACCAAAGGCTGAGAACGCTCCACGGGAGAATAGAG tgggaaCCACCCGGGCCCGTCCCAGCCAGCACAGCCAAGCTGCAGAGCCACCTCCACCAGCCATCGCTCCCCAGTCTGCACTCAACCAGTccctgttacagcagcagaacggtaacacacacgcatggatCACGCAT ATTATTTTTGCTCCCTCCTCTGCAGCACGGAGGAAATCCAACTGTGTGAAGGAAgtggagaagctgcaggagaaacGAGAGAAGAGGCGACTTCAGCAACAAGAGCTCAGAGAGAAGAGGGCACAG GAGGTGGATGTCAATTTACCAAACTATGAAATCATGTGTATGATCAGAGACTTCAGAGCCAGTCTGGACTACAGGCCTTTAACCAGTAATGATCTG ATCGAGGAGCACAggatatgtgtatgtgtacgtgCACGTCCCCTCAATAAAAAAG AGTTGACAATGAAGGATTTGGATGTGATAACCATTCCCAGTAAGGATGTGGTGATGGTCCACGAGCCCAAGCAGAAAGTCGACCTGACCCGCTACTTGGAGAACCAAACTTTCCGGTTTGACTACGCCTTTGATGAGAACTCCACCAATGAAATGGTTTACAG GTTCACCGCTCAGCCACTGGTTGAGACCATTTTTGAAAGAGGGATGGCGACCTGCTTTGCATACGGACAAACTGGAAGTGGAAAAACACAT ACGATGGGGGGGGACTTTTCAGGAAAGAACCAGGACTGCTCTAAAGGGATCTACGCACTGTCCG CCAGAGACGTCTTTCTCATGATCAAGAAGCCAAATTACAAGAAGTTGGATCTCCAAATCTTTGCCACATTTTTTGAGATTTACAGCGGGAAG GTGTTTGACCTGCTAAATCGCAAAGCCAAGTTACGGGTCCTGGAGGACGGGAAGCAGCAGGTGCAGGTGGTGGGGctgcaggagagggaggtgaaATGCACAGAGGACGTCCTCAAACTCATCGAAGTGGGAAACAGCTGCAG GACTTCTGGCCAGACTTCGGCGAACGCTCACTCCTCTCGGAGCCATGCTGTGTTCCAGATCATTCTGCGTCGGCGGGGGAAGATGCACGGAAAGTTCTCCCTTATTGACCTGGCGGGGAATGAAAGAGGGGCAGACACGTCCAGCGCTGACCGTCAGACTCGCCTCGAAGGAGCCGAGATCAACAAGAGCCTGCTGGCACTAAAG GAGTGTATTCGAGCTCTGGGCAGAAACAAACCCCACACTCCCTTTAGAGCCAGCAAGTTAACCCAAGTGCTGAGGGACTCATTCATAGGAGAAAACTCCAGGACATGCATG ATTGCAACCATCTCTCCTGGAATGGCGTCATGCGAAAACACCTTGAACACGCTGAGATACGCCAACAG GGTGAAGGAGCTCACAGTGGACCCTGCGGCAGCGATGGACAGCCGTCAGGGAGGACACGTCAACCAGCTGGAGGTGCTGGAGGCTCAGTGGGGAGTCGGGAGCTCTCCACAGAGAGACGACctgaagctgctctgtgaaCAGAAC GAGGAAGAGGTTTCCCCGCAGCTCTTCACTTTCCATGAAGCCGTCTCTCAgctggtggagatggaggagcaggTTCTGGAGGACCACAGGGCGGTTTTCCAG GAGTCGATCCGCTGGCTGGAAGACGAGAAGGTGCTTTTGGAAATGACGGAGGAGGTCGACTACGACGTCGAGTCGTTTGCAACTCAACTAGAACAAATCCTGGATCAGAAGATAGACATTCTCACCGAGCTGAGAG ataAAGTCAAGTCTTTCCGTTCTGCACTCCAGGAAGAGGAGCAAGCTAGCCAACAGATAACCCCGAAGAGGCCTCGTGCACTATAG